The following are encoded in a window of Arthrobacter antioxidans genomic DNA:
- a CDS encoding DUF6457 domain-containing protein, whose protein sequence is MATPDDAERTLNDWSRTLGQALQVLDLELDHARIVELAARTSHLLTADAGVISAFMVGYAAGTVTTDGRAETDAAIEKAVKTVLTVIEKDEQTDEQKGWTGSAQ, encoded by the coding sequence ATGGCAACGCCCGACGACGCAGAGCGCACCCTGAACGACTGGAGCCGCACGCTCGGCCAGGCCCTCCAGGTCCTCGACCTCGAGCTCGATCACGCCAGGATCGTGGAACTCGCCGCACGTACCTCCCACCTGCTGACGGCGGATGCCGGCGTGATCAGCGCCTTCATGGTCGGCTATGCCGCAGGAACGGTCACCACCGATGGGCGGGCGGAGACGGACGCCGCCATCGAGAAGGCCGTGAAAACGGTGCTGACCGTCATCGAGAAGGACGAGCAGACGGACGAGCAGAAGGGCTGGACCGGCTCGGCCCAGTAG
- a CDS encoding adenylyl cyclase — MTIPHPMRTGRTRLAAALGAAALLATSTGVAAIAAPAGTTPVATKKAPPASAADFGPNVTIFDPGMPVSEIQAAVDAVNTRQIDNEMGTEREALLFLPGTYGTDAEPLQFKVGYYTEVAGLGASPSDVTINGKIEVYNRCLEDNGTSNCIALNNFWRTLSNLTLEVNGAGQDGCRATANFWAVSQAVSLRRVNITGGTLSLMDYCTAGPQFASGGYLADSKAGDIVNGSQQQWFTRNAEIGTWSNGVWNAVFSGTEGAPTDESFPTPPYTTLDRTPVSREKPYLFADASGAYSVRVPAAQTESRGISWGDGLTAGRTIPLSEFFVARPGDSVQAINNALARGKHLLLTPGVYEVDRTIAVKRAGTVVLGLGHATLTAVDGSTPMRVADVPGVVIAGVTIDGGTVNSPVLLQVGTKNGNNGAKRSDPANPTTLSDVYFRIGGPHVGKADVSLEINSDHVLIDHTWVWRADHGNEGAFGWDVSTGRNGVIVNGDDVTATGLFVEHYQEYNVIWNGERGRTVFFQNELPYDPPNQAAWQHDGVLGWAGYKVADDVRNHTLWGGGSYVFTNVDPSIHATRGFEVPETPGVVLNHLLTVNLGAGTIDHVVNNTGAPVSNANTGTPSYVVRYPAP; from the coding sequence ATGACCATCCCCCACCCCATGAGGACCGGGCGTACGCGCCTGGCCGCGGCCCTCGGAGCCGCCGCGCTCCTGGCCACCAGCACGGGAGTCGCGGCGATCGCGGCGCCGGCAGGCACGACGCCGGTGGCGACCAAGAAGGCTCCGCCGGCATCGGCCGCCGACTTCGGACCCAATGTGACGATCTTCGATCCGGGCATGCCCGTCAGCGAGATCCAGGCGGCGGTCGACGCCGTCAACACCCGGCAGATCGACAACGAGATGGGCACCGAGCGTGAGGCCCTCCTCTTCCTGCCGGGCACCTACGGCACCGATGCCGAACCCCTGCAGTTCAAGGTGGGCTACTACACGGAGGTCGCCGGCCTCGGTGCCTCCCCTTCGGACGTGACCATCAACGGCAAGATCGAGGTCTACAACCGCTGCCTCGAGGACAACGGCACCAGCAACTGCATCGCGCTGAACAACTTCTGGCGCACGCTCTCGAACCTCACGCTGGAGGTCAACGGCGCAGGCCAGGACGGCTGCCGGGCGACCGCGAACTTCTGGGCCGTGTCCCAGGCCGTCTCGCTCCGGCGCGTGAACATCACCGGCGGCACGCTCTCACTGATGGACTACTGCACCGCGGGCCCGCAGTTCGCGAGCGGCGGCTACCTCGCCGACTCGAAGGCCGGCGACATCGTCAACGGGTCCCAGCAGCAGTGGTTCACCCGCAACGCGGAGATCGGCACCTGGTCCAACGGCGTCTGGAACGCCGTCTTCTCGGGGACGGAGGGTGCCCCCACGGACGAGTCCTTCCCCACGCCCCCGTACACGACACTCGACCGGACCCCGGTCAGCCGCGAGAAGCCCTACCTCTTCGCGGACGCTTCCGGGGCCTACAGCGTGCGCGTACCCGCCGCCCAGACCGAGTCCCGCGGCATCTCGTGGGGCGACGGCCTGACGGCCGGGCGCACCATCCCGCTGTCCGAGTTCTTCGTCGCACGGCCGGGTGATTCCGTCCAGGCCATCAACAACGCTCTCGCCCGCGGCAAGCACCTCCTGCTCACGCCGGGCGTCTACGAAGTCGATCGGACCATCGCGGTGAAGCGCGCCGGCACGGTGGTCCTCGGCCTCGGCCATGCGACCCTCACCGCCGTCGACGGGTCCACACCGATGCGCGTCGCGGACGTGCCCGGCGTCGTCATCGCCGGCGTCACGATCGACGGCGGCACCGTGAACTCGCCCGTCCTGCTGCAGGTGGGGACGAAGAACGGCAACAACGGCGCCAAGCGAAGCGATCCGGCGAACCCGACGACGCTGAGCGACGTCTACTTCCGGATCGGCGGCCCGCACGTGGGCAAGGCCGATGTGAGCCTCGAGATCAACAGCGACCACGTGCTGATCGACCACACCTGGGTGTGGCGGGCGGACCACGGCAACGAGGGCGCGTTCGGCTGGGACGTCAGCACCGGGCGGAACGGCGTGATCGTCAACGGTGACGACGTCACCGCGACGGGCCTCTTCGTGGAGCACTACCAGGAGTACAACGTCATCTGGAACGGCGAACGGGGCCGTACCGTCTTCTTCCAGAACGAGCTGCCCTACGACCCGCCCAACCAGGCCGCCTGGCAGCACGACGGCGTTCTCGGCTGGGCCGGCTACAAGGTGGCCGACGACGTCAGGAACCACACCCTATGGGGCGGCGGCTCGTACGTGTTCACGAACGTGGACCCCAGCATCCACGCCACCCGTGGCTTCGAGGTGCCGGAGACCCCCGGCGTCGTGCTCAACCACCTCCTGACCGTGAACCTGGGTGCGGGCACGATCGACCACGTCGTGAACAACACCGGCGCACCCGTGAGCAACGCGAACACCGGGACGCCGAGTTACGTGGTGCGGTACCCGGCTCCGTAG
- a CDS encoding LacI family DNA-binding transcriptional regulator, whose amino-acid sequence MAGITSADVARESGVSRTTVSYVLTGREGVTISEETRRRVRETAARLGYAPSAAARALRTGRSDLVLCILPDWPVGPVMETLLDELADELSGRGLTVLVHHGRRTRPLADLWRAVTPRAVIGFAPFSDEDLLMMRQAGIQVLGTLGEEHQPDPAPPSETQLAIGALQARHLAAGGARRLGYAWPTDPRLEDFARDRLLGVQRACAELGLPEPVVHSVALDAPAAATAVRAWREQEVTGVAAYNDDVALAVLAGLRAEGLSCPGDMRVVGVDDVPAAALAAPPLTTVAQSIEVQARYLAALVLADLDASADKPEPPGDGLRLVERESG is encoded by the coding sequence GTGGCCGGGATCACCAGCGCTGACGTGGCCCGGGAGAGCGGGGTCTCGCGGACGACCGTCAGCTATGTCCTGACCGGCCGGGAGGGCGTCACCATCTCCGAGGAGACCCGGCGCCGCGTGCGGGAGACCGCGGCCCGGCTCGGGTATGCGCCGTCGGCCGCGGCCCGTGCCCTGCGCACCGGACGCAGCGACCTGGTGCTGTGCATCCTGCCCGACTGGCCCGTGGGACCGGTGATGGAGACCCTGCTGGACGAGCTCGCCGACGAGCTGTCCGGCCGGGGGCTGACGGTCCTCGTGCATCACGGGCGGCGGACCCGCCCGCTCGCCGACCTGTGGCGCGCCGTGACGCCGCGTGCGGTGATCGGCTTCGCCCCCTTCTCCGACGAGGACCTCCTCATGATGCGGCAGGCCGGCATCCAGGTACTGGGGACCCTCGGCGAGGAGCATCAGCCGGACCCCGCCCCTCCGTCGGAGACCCAGCTGGCCATCGGAGCCCTGCAGGCCCGGCACCTCGCCGCAGGCGGAGCGCGGCGTCTCGGGTACGCGTGGCCCACCGACCCCAGGCTCGAGGACTTCGCGAGGGACCGTCTGCTCGGGGTGCAGCGTGCCTGTGCCGAGCTCGGCCTTCCGGAGCCGGTGGTTCATTCTGTCGCGCTCGACGCCCCGGCCGCGGCGACCGCCGTCCGTGCCTGGCGGGAGCAGGAGGTCACCGGCGTGGCGGCCTACAACGACGACGTCGCGCTCGCCGTGCTCGCCGGACTGCGGGCCGAGGGCCTGTCCTGTCCGGGCGATATGAGGGTGGTGGGAGTCGACGACGTCCCTGCGGCAGCGCTCGCGGCGCCTCCGCTCACGACCGTCGCACAGTCCATCGAGGTGCAGGCCCGCTATCTCGCCGCACTCGTCCTCGCGGATCTCGACGCGTCCGCGGACAAGCCCGAGCCTCCGGGTGACGGGTTGCGGCTCGTGGAGCGGGAGTCGGGCTGA